From Sphingomonas sp., the proteins below share one genomic window:
- a CDS encoding DUF6456 domain-containing protein — protein sequence MRELVERSTGKGRSVTVNLGESPLDWLRARGHVDARQYEAGERLRGDYETASLGPSVTMRWDPAPREGGRRAAPEPLDPTLAQIAAKRRFDAAIAAVGGGLSDILWRVVCAGEGLSAAEKGLGWPSRAGKLVLCLALDRVADHYRLR from the coding sequence ATGCGCGAGCTGGTGGAGCGGTCGACGGGCAAGGGCCGCAGCGTGACGGTGAATCTAGGCGAGTCGCCGCTCGACTGGCTGCGCGCACGCGGCCATGTCGATGCGCGGCAATATGAGGCGGGCGAGCGGCTGCGCGGCGATTACGAGACGGCCTCGCTGGGGCCAAGCGTGACGATGCGCTGGGATCCGGCGCCGCGCGAGGGTGGGCGGCGCGCGGCGCCCGAGCCGCTCGATCCGACGCTGGCGCAGATCGCCGCCAAGCGCCGCTTCGATGCGGCGATCGCGGCGGTGGGCGGCGGGCTCTCCGACATCCTGTGGCGCGTGGTCTGCGCGGGCGAGGGGCTGAGCGCCGCCGAAAAGGGCCTCGGCTGGCCGAGCCGCGCGGGCAAGCTGGTGCTGTGCCTCGCCCTCGACCGCGTGGCGGACCATTACCGGCTCAGGTAA